In a single window of the Rhodothermales bacterium genome:
- the murD gene encoding UDP-N-acetylmuramoyl-L-alanine--D-glutamate ligase: protein MTHDVQNKTVTVIGAARSGLAVAKLLAARGATVFLTERGEIDADARAALDAAGVTWEDGGHTERALDADFVAISPGVPTQSDLVQQALGKGLAVYSEIEVASWFCDAPIVAITGSNGKTTTTSLVAHVVRTAQRPLVVAGNIGTAFADRVGECEEGTTVVLEVSSFQLDHIDQFRPRVSVSLNVTPDHLDRYDHDFDQYAQSKFRIFENQRAGDVLVYNHDDELVREHAERAAARHGVAGYPFSIEHELDRGAFVRTGPDGCESIILRLTSSVADGNQNPMEEVLMPTHDLSLRGRHNLYNSLAAAISARAMEISSDVVRESLASFEGVPHRLEAVRDVSGVKYVNDSKATNVNAVWYALESFDQPIVLIAGGRDKGNDYGPIKGLVRERCRGVVGLGESGDKVLRELGDLAKAAARADTMEEAIQFARLMAEPGDVVLLSPACASFDMYKNYEDRGDTFKRLVNGL from the coding sequence ATGACCCACGACGTCCAAAACAAAACGGTGACCGTGATCGGGGCTGCGCGCAGCGGCCTCGCCGTGGCGAAGCTGCTCGCGGCGCGCGGCGCGACGGTGTTTCTCACCGAGCGCGGCGAGATCGACGCTGACGCCCGCGCCGCGCTCGACGCGGCGGGCGTGACGTGGGAAGACGGCGGCCACACCGAGCGCGCGCTCGATGCCGACTTCGTCGCGATCTCGCCCGGCGTGCCGACGCAGTCGGACCTCGTGCAGCAGGCGCTCGGAAAAGGCCTCGCGGTGTACTCCGAGATCGAAGTGGCGTCGTGGTTCTGCGATGCGCCGATCGTCGCCATCACCGGGAGCAACGGGAAGACCACCACGACCTCGCTCGTCGCCCACGTGGTTCGCACAGCCCAGCGGCCCCTCGTCGTCGCCGGCAACATCGGCACCGCCTTCGCCGATCGCGTCGGCGAATGTGAGGAGGGGACGACGGTCGTGCTGGAGGTGTCCAGCTTCCAGCTCGACCACATCGACCAGTTCCGCCCCCGTGTTAGCGTTTCGCTCAACGTCACGCCCGATCACCTGGACCGGTACGACCATGACTTCGACCAGTACGCGCAGAGCAAATTCCGAATCTTCGAGAACCAGCGGGCCGGTGACGTTCTCGTCTACAACCACGACGACGAGCTCGTGCGCGAGCACGCCGAGCGTGCCGCTGCGCGTCATGGCGTGGCGGGCTATCCCTTCAGCATCGAGCACGAGCTCGACCGGGGCGCCTTCGTGCGCACCGGACCCGACGGCTGCGAATCCATCATTCTCCGCCTGACTTCATCCGTCGCCGACGGCAACCAGAATCCCATGGAAGAGGTGCTCATGCCTACTCACGACCTGTCCCTCCGCGGACGGCACAATCTCTACAACTCGCTCGCCGCCGCGATTTCGGCCCGGGCGATGGAGATCTCGTCCGACGTCGTCCGCGAGAGCCTCGCTTCGTTCGAGGGCGTGCCGCACCGGCTCGAAGCCGTCCGCGACGTCAGCGGCGTGAAGTACGTCAACGACTCGAAGGCGACGAACGTGAACGCCGTGTGGTACGCGCTCGAGAGCTTCGACCAGCCCATCGTGCTCATCGCCGGCGGCCGGGACAAGGGGAACGACTACGGCCCCATCAAGGGCCTCGTCCGCGAGCGTTGCCGCGGCGTCGTCGGCCTCGGCGAGAGCGGGGACAAGGTGCTCCGCGAGCTCGGCGACCTCGCCAAAGCCGCCGCCCGCGCCGACACGATGGAGGAGGCGATCCAGTTCGCCCGCCTCATGGCCGAGCCGGGCGACGTCGTCCTGCTCAGCCCCGCCTGCGCCTCGTTCGACATGTACAAGAACTACGAAGACCGCGGCGACACCTTCAAGCGCCTCGTGAACGGGTTGTGA